Proteins encoded together in one Solanum lycopersicum chromosome 7, SLM_r2.1 window:
- the LOC101245078 gene encoding uncharacterized protein, with protein MGQIVKTKKKGRPSKADLARRNAAAEQSESASAKQERELRRSGRRRNVRYAFDIDDYLDDDEYFVEDDEDERGREKKLKHLLKLQSDEIGAESTPSRTRRVSVGPATSASSSDDGDGRKPSKKRKINGDDDRDEDEEDNDDEIENDNDDEARGRNEEAKDVDSAPGTPSEPHSGMPLPDKKTMELILDKLQKKDIYGVYAEPVDPEELPDYHEVIDNPMDFTTVRNKLQTGSYATLEQLESDIFLICSNAMQYNSSDTVYHKQARTIQELATKKFEKLRIKYDRSEKDVKLEQKTKYGSVVRKQIKKPMVSMFQENVGSDFSSGATLAAAGDSHYLNNTPLAGVSVKPYGVDGLAEGNSSLIDQNVDKAEESLSGKGPLSRFGRKLTVPDENRRGSYNISTQPVGNTDSIFSTFEDESKHLVTVGLYSDHAYARSLARFAATLGPVAWRVASQKIEQALPPGFKFGRGWVGEYEPLPTPVLVLENYTLKEPPFFSKSVHKFGAQKNEKTSEDAIAPKDKPLSRPLLGGKSSYLGSTKGKPMESGLNVLIPTKEQSPREVNLERRSSFLSSGKKPAVCASSRYQHPDLQSRNFNEPAKKIHFKSEPDKKLQKQVELNCPLLDSPRNSEITRKINVTVTSETPGSRSTGVSPRNPFSSGSFTQSAKNGSAVGGMANGRAVNNNLDTTPAAHLTADSVPTVRKVAGFFHQEQEQGLSDPVQLMRMLSEKAQNQQNSLSQSLTDASPISPVTPSVRKDDSGNAAAAAARAWMSVGAGGFRQGMETSSMQNSHISADSLYNPSRNVQQQTSRVRGEHPASAMHFQAENSSPLHAFVPHPARVGSEAQFQNPQMIFRQSIPADLSRFQVQPAWQGFNQPAQPRQKQDSLPPDLNISFQSSGSPGRPSSTVLVDSQQPDLALQL; from the exons ATGGGGCAGATCGTGAAGACGAAGAAGAAAGGACGTCCATCTAAGGCAGATCTAGCTCGCCGGAACGCTGCCGCTGAGCAGTCGGAATCGGCGTCGGCGAAGCAGGAGAGGGAGCTTCGTCGGAGTGGACGGCGTCGGAATGTTAGGTACGCTTTCGATATCGATGATTACCTTGACGACGATGAGTACTTTGTCGAAGACGATGAGGATGAGAGAGGCAGAGAGAAGAAGCTAAAACACTTGCTTAAGCTACAGAGCGATGAAATCGGTGCTGAGTCAACTCCGAGTCGGACTCGACGAGTGTCAGTAGGGCCTGCCACGTCGGCTTCGTCTTCCGACGATGGGGATGGGAGAAAGCCctctaaaaagagaaaaattaacgGCGACGATGATAGAGATGAAGACGAAGAAGATAATGACgatgaaattgaaaatgataatgatgatgag GCTAGAGGAAGGAATGAAGAAGCAAAAGATGTGGACTCTGCTCCAG GGACACCATCTGAACCACATTCTGGAATGCCGTTGCCAGATAAGAAGACGATGGAATTGATTCTCGACAAGTTACAGAA GAAAGACATCTATGGTGTTTACGCGGAACCTGTTGATCCTGAAGAG CTTCCTGATTACCATGAGGTGATTGATAATCCCATGGACTTTACCACCGTCAGAAACAAATTGCAAACTGGATCATATGCCACTTTGGAGCAATTAGAG AGCgatatcttcctcatttgttCAAACGCAATGCAGTACAATTCATCAGATACTGTCTACCATAAACAG GCACGTACCATCCAAGAGTTGGCTACAAAGAAATTTGAGAAGCTAAGAATCAAGTATGACCGATCTGAAAAGGACGTCAAGTTAGAACAGAAGACAAAATATGGTTCTGTTGTCAGGAAGCAAATAAAGAAGCCGATGGTCTCGATGTTCCAGGAAAATGTTGGCTCTGATTTCTCATCAGGTGCCACTCTTGCTGCAGCTGGAGATAGCCACTATCTTAACAACACTCCTCTTGCTGGAGTGTCGGTGAAACCTTATGGTGTTGATGGGCTTGCTGAAGGAAATTCTTCACTGATAGATCAAAATGTAGACAAGGCAGAAGAATCACTATCAG GGAAGGGTCCTCTATCCAGATTTGGAAGGAAATTAACTGTGCCTGATGAGAACCGTCGTGGAAGTTACAACATATCCACACAACCAGTTGGCAACACGGACTCCATATTTTCAACGTTTGAAGATGAAAGCAAGCACCTGGTCACT GTTGGGCTTTATTCTGATCATGCATATGCTAGGAGCCTTGCCCGGTTTGCTGCAACTCTCGGTCCTGTAGCATGGCGAGTTGCATCCCAGAAAATTGAACAGGCATTACCTCCTGGATTCAAGTTTGGCCGTGGGTGGGTTGGGGAATATGAGCCACTTCCAACCCCAGTTTTGGTGCTTGAGAACTATACCTTGAAGGAACCTCCATTCTTCTCCAAGTCCGTACATAAGTTTGGAGCTCAAAAGAATGAGAAAACATCCGAGGACGCAATTGCTCCAAAAGATAAACCTCTTTCTAGGCCTCTATTAGGAGGAAAATCATCATATCTTGGTTCAACTAAGGGTAAGCCTATGGAGAGTGGTTTGAATGTCTTGATTCCCACGAAGGAGCAATCTCCTAGGGAGGTCAATCTAGAAAGGAGGTCATCGTTTCTTTCTTCTGGAAAGAAACCTGCTGTTTGTGCTAGCTCCAGATACCAGCATCCTGATTTGCAATCCAGAAATTTCAATGAACCTGCTAAAAAGATCCATTTCAAATCTGAACCTGATAAAAAACTGCAGAAGCAGGTTGAGTTAAATTGCCCACTGTTAGACAGTCCTAGGAATTCTGAAATTACCAGAAAGATTAATGTTACTGTTACTTCTGAAACACCTGGATCGAGGTCTACTGGGGTAAGTCCGAGGAACCCATTCTCATCTGGGTCATTTACGCAATCAGCCAAGAATGGAAGTGCTGTTGGAGGAATGGCCAATGGGAGAGCAGTGAATAACAACCTAGACACTACACCAGCAGCGCATTTAACTGCTGATAGCGTTCCAACCGTGAGAAAAGTTGCAGGTTTCTTTCACCAAGAACAGGAGCAGGGCCTTAGTGACCCTGTTCAGTTGATGAGAATGTTGTCTGAAAAGGCTCAAAATCAACAGAACTCTTTGAGTCAGTCCCTAACTGATGCTTCTCCAATTTCCCCTGTGACTCCATCTGTGAGGAAGGATGATTCAGGAAATGCCGCCGCCGCCGCTGCCCGAGCATGGATGTCAGTTGGGGCAGGAGGTTTCAGACAAGGCATGGAAACATCAAGCATGCAGAATAGTCATATTTCTGCTGATTCATTGTATAACCCTTCTCGCAATGTCCAGCAACAAACATCACGAGTTCGGGGTGAACATCCTGCATCAGCAATGCACTTTCAGGCTGAGAACAGTAGTCCACTTCATGCTTTTGTACCTCATCCTGCGAGAGTGGGCAGTGAAGCTCAATTTCAGAATCCTCAAATGATTTTCCGCCAATCAATACCTGCGGACTTGTCTAGGTTCCAGGTACAACCTGCTTGGCAGGGGTTTAATCAACCAGCACAGCCAAGGCAGAAGCAGGATTCCCTCCCCCCTGACTTAAACATTAGTTTCCAGTCATCTGGGTCTCCTGGTCGTCCATCTTCAACCGTTTTGGTTGATTCTCAGCAGCCAGACCTGGCCTTGCAATTATGA
- the LOC101244506 gene encoding probable tetraacyldisaccharide 4'-kinase, mitochondrial isoform X3: MEKLRKMVNQIAYTPPEDRLRTLSTLQFSLIPLLSLASTLYGFVLPLRHRLYCLGLLHKDRLPVPVISVGNLTWGGNGKTPMVEFLAVWLAAAGSSPLILTRGYGGADEAKMLQRHLCRTPVKIGIGANRANTAASFLKRYGHISPCKHGDKNLEKRISDNKHGNCSYSDQIGIAILDDGMQHIGLWRDIEIVMVNAMNPWGNHQLIPLGPLREPLTALTRANIVVIHHADMVSVKDVEAIASEIRKVKSSLSIFISRLTPLYFLKAGNMSCKLALRDIRNTLVLCISAIGSADSFVERTKKLGPAYVVRLDFSDHHLFEAKDIDMIRMRLRSLQSEFAMKPVVVVTEKLLAICAKKWPNPSENCSRGRCHRCLLVGSSGQGSPKMQGL; the protein is encoded by the exons ATGGAGAAATTGAGGAAAATGGTGAACCAAATAGCGTATACACCACCGGAAGATAGGCTCCGTACACTTTCCACACTGCAATTCTCTCTCATCCCTCTTCTTTCACTAGCTTCCACTCTTTATGGCTTTGTTCTTCCTCTCCGCCATCGCCTTTACTGTCTTGGCCTGCTTCACAAAGACAG GTTGCCGGTGCCAGTGATTAGCGTTGGAAATTTAACTTGGGGAGGTAATGGGAAGACACCAATGGTTGAGTTTCTTGCAGTTTGGTTGGCTGCTGCTGGAAGTTCACCTCTTATACTAACAAGG GGTTATGGTGGTGCAGATGAAGCAAAAATGCTCCAAAGGCATCTGTGTAGAACACCTGTGAAGATAGGCATAGGTGCAAACAGGGCCAATACAGCTGCCTCTTTTCTGAAAAGATATGGCCACATCAGCCCTTGTAAGCACGGTGACAAGAATTTGGAGAAACGTATCTCTGATAACAAACATGGAAATTGTTCTTATTCTGACCAAATCGGGATAGCAATCCTAGATGATGGAATGCAG CATATCGGTTTGTGGCGTGACATCGAGATTGTGATGGTGAATGCAATGAATCCATGGGGGAACCATCAGTTAATCCCCCTTGGACCATTAAGGGAACCTTTGACCGCACTCACACGTGCAAATATAGTTGTAATCCATCATGCAGACATG GTCTCAGTAAAGGATGTTGAGGCCATAGCATCAGAAATTCGGAAAGTAAAAAGTTCTCTTTCTATATTCATAAGCAGATTGACGCCTTTGTACTTTCTTAAAGCTGGTAACATGTCTTGTAAATTGGCTTTGAGGGATATCCGCAATACACTTGTCTTATGTATCTCAGCTATTGGATCTGCTGATTCTTTTGTTGAGAGGACAAAGAAG CTGGGACCTGCGTATGTTGTTCGCCTAGACTTCAGTGACCATCATTTATTTGAAGCTAAG GATATTGACATGATCAGAATGAGACTACGGAGTCTTCAATCAGAGTTTGCTATGAAGCCTGTCGTTGTTGTGACAGAAAAG CTTTTAGCAATCTGTGCAAAGAAATGGC
- the LOC101244506 gene encoding probable tetraacyldisaccharide 4'-kinase, mitochondrial isoform X4 produces MEKLRKMVNQIAYTPPEDRLRTLSTLQFSLIPLLSLASTLYGFVLPLRHRLYCLGLLHKDRLPVPVISVGNLTWGGNGKTPMVEFLAVWLAAAGSSPLILTRGYGGADEAKMLQRHLCRTPVKIGIGANRANTAASFLKRYGHISPCKHGDKNLEKRISDNKHGNCSYSDQIGIAILDDGMQHIGLWRDIEIVMVNAMNPWGNHQLIPLGPLREPLTALTRANIVVIHHADMVSVKDVEAIASEIRKVKSSLSIFISRLTPLYFLKAGNMSCKLALRDIRNTLVLCISAIGSADSFVERTKKLGPAYVVRLDFSDHHLFEAKDIDMIRMRLRSLQSEFAMKPVVVVTEKLLAICAKKWPNPSENCSRGRCHRCLLVGSSGQGL; encoded by the exons ATGGAGAAATTGAGGAAAATGGTGAACCAAATAGCGTATACACCACCGGAAGATAGGCTCCGTACACTTTCCACACTGCAATTCTCTCTCATCCCTCTTCTTTCACTAGCTTCCACTCTTTATGGCTTTGTTCTTCCTCTCCGCCATCGCCTTTACTGTCTTGGCCTGCTTCACAAAGACAG GTTGCCGGTGCCAGTGATTAGCGTTGGAAATTTAACTTGGGGAGGTAATGGGAAGACACCAATGGTTGAGTTTCTTGCAGTTTGGTTGGCTGCTGCTGGAAGTTCACCTCTTATACTAACAAGG GGTTATGGTGGTGCAGATGAAGCAAAAATGCTCCAAAGGCATCTGTGTAGAACACCTGTGAAGATAGGCATAGGTGCAAACAGGGCCAATACAGCTGCCTCTTTTCTGAAAAGATATGGCCACATCAGCCCTTGTAAGCACGGTGACAAGAATTTGGAGAAACGTATCTCTGATAACAAACATGGAAATTGTTCTTATTCTGACCAAATCGGGATAGCAATCCTAGATGATGGAATGCAG CATATCGGTTTGTGGCGTGACATCGAGATTGTGATGGTGAATGCAATGAATCCATGGGGGAACCATCAGTTAATCCCCCTTGGACCATTAAGGGAACCTTTGACCGCACTCACACGTGCAAATATAGTTGTAATCCATCATGCAGACATG GTCTCAGTAAAGGATGTTGAGGCCATAGCATCAGAAATTCGGAAAGTAAAAAGTTCTCTTTCTATATTCATAAGCAGATTGACGCCTTTGTACTTTCTTAAAGCTGGTAACATGTCTTGTAAATTGGCTTTGAGGGATATCCGCAATACACTTGTCTTATGTATCTCAGCTATTGGATCTGCTGATTCTTTTGTTGAGAGGACAAAGAAG CTGGGACCTGCGTATGTTGTTCGCCTAGACTTCAGTGACCATCATTTATTTGAAGCTAAG GATATTGACATGATCAGAATGAGACTACGGAGTCTTCAATCAGAGTTTGCTATGAAGCCTGTCGTTGTTGTGACAGAAAAG CTTTTAGCAATCTGTGCAAAGAAATGGC